The segment GAACAGAGAGGAGAACACGGTTGACAGCATACACAAGATCGATGGAGGATGGAGGGGGCCTTCACAACTGTGAAGAAGACATAGTCCACTAGGCCAAAGTCCACACCAAACATTCACATCGTCGAAGTCACCGTAAATCGCGCCATTGTAgatctacaacagaaacaaTGTTCTGTCATCAGTTACAAACCCTAACTAAACATCGATGGGAAGGATATGGTACTCACCTTGGTGTAGTGAAAGGGATTCTACCTCCGGTGAGATCTCCCTTCTCCGACATAGATGTCGAGTGAGGACGTCTTAGTGCAGTGGGGAATTCTTGGATATGACAAGTAAGGAAGAAGAGCACTCCTCCTCGTTTTATATTGAGGAGAGACGAGAGGTTGTGTTTGTGGGAAACTAAAATACCATGAGGAGACGGGTGGGTTATGTGTGAAGGAAAAAGACATAGAGCAGATGAGCAGTCAAATTTGAAACCGTTTGCGGGTTTTTAAATACAGACGATTTTCATAAAATACGTCTGTATCTATCATTCAAACATGGGCGAATCTTATAAGAAACCTTCTACGTTAATATCGTAGATGGTTTTTGTGTAACGTCATCTTTGTCTGTACGATAGTAACAGAcatatatctaaaaaaaatctatgagtTTAGACACACCCAAACGGTGAACCTGTTATGAACACGTCTGTCTTAACAACTGTCCAAAGGTATTTTATCAGTGACAGGTCCTAATAAACCGTCTGTGACACACTGTTTGCTTTCATTGATTATGTGGTAGTGATTATTGTTAGTCACGTCGATAGTGATAAtaggttatcactgccagtcaTTGGTTTCAGCCAACAGTGATGATGGAGTTAGGCATCACTGTTGGCATAACCTATCGGACGACAATGATAACCCTTATCACCATTAGTTGATAAGCTATATTAGCTGATTCTTCTCGCACAGCttatgaatcgacagtgatgcccACCAATATTAGTATATtagaaaccgacagtgataggctGACATATAAGTCCGATTCTGTAGTAATAATCGGTAATAATAATagattatcactgccaattcatAGTTCAAACCGATATCACTGCTGATTTAAATCATGATTTAGTAGTAATAAGATGTATCACTGTTGGCTCGAAAGGCAACACCGATTAAAAAGAATATTTGAGTACGCCAAACCCAATACACTGACTGTTCGAGGGCTCGTTAGCAGATCCGAAAATGCATGCAACCTGCCGTCTCGGCTGGTTTCTTGACAGAAACCCACGTGCAACCCACTTTTGCATGTTCTACGACCATACACTCTCTCCCAGCTAATAATACAGTACCATGCATTTTCCCGCCTGTACCTGCATGGCTGCATGCTCCGAATCATCGAAGCTCCTAAAGGACATCTGTACTGTAGCAAAGAACGTCGTAGGCGTATAGAAAATTGCATGATGATATGTACATGTGGCCCCAGATGTGTAGAATATATGATGTGGCCTTCAACTGTGAGCTGTAGCGTTTCATATCTGTACATGGTAATGAAGAGTACATACATGGAAATAAGTgacaacttttttatttttgatttgcTCGAAGCTTGGTGTCCTGGGCCTCTTAGGATCCACTGTTGAAAAGCTATTTATAGAAAAAGTGTTTTTGAATTAGCTTTTAATATCTGTCATAATATCATCCCTCAGAAACTACAAAAGCTACTCCACATCAGCTTCTATcttctaataataataatatcatttgctTTTCAGaaactattttcataaacaGAATGTTTATAATTCAGCCTTTTGCTTTTAAGTAGCAAAAGATGAATAAACATGCCTTAGTCATATCCTGCGGGCGGGATCCACAAATGGGATGATTGGGAGATGGTTGGCAGGACAAATTCAATTTTCTTAAGAGAAATTATTAATCGTGTGGAATAGTCAGACCCTGACTACATACCCTAACTACAATGCGAGACCTTGGATATTTTCGATTGTCTCGATCAAACACGATACAATCTTACGAGTGGTATTAGCTCGACCGGTATACAATCAAACATTATCCTTTTGAGTGTCATTTGCTTGCTTTAGCATCTCTAGTTACTTCGTTGTCTACTTAATTATGCAGTTCATCTAAAAAACTTAATTATGCAGCTACTCAAGCTGCAACGGATCTGAATCTGTTGAACACGTTCgtcgaaaaaaaaaactagtgaaCACATGTGTATAGTACCTGTTTGGCGCCACTGATTTGCAATGTTCGGACACAGTAGTACCCTTCAAGTGCCAATAATTTCGCCAGTGGTGTGTGATGGAGTATGTATATTATGTTGATAAACATACGGACCCCCCTCTTCTCGGCTCATCTCTTGCATGGGGCCAAGAGACCATACCTAGTGGTCTGCGCGTACTACCCGTATAGGAATAGGGATTCATGTGATATCAACTTCGAAGGCACGCACGGTGTGCCGTAGCCAGATTCGTCTGTGGGTGCTTGTTTGTATGCAAGCATGTATATATACGTTGTACGCGTGCCGCGAAAAACTTGCTATCATGGCAATCCTTGCCCAAAAGATATGAGCATGACCCCCCACCCACATGATTTACAACCAGATGATCATACCGATAGTCGAGGGGGTGCAATAATTCCCAGTTTTGTAGTTGGGGTTAAGAGGATGATCCTTTTCCACAATAGTCGATTGGACCAAAACAACGAAATCGTTTCTTTATAATTTTACACTTCAGTAACTTTATTTTCCTCATTCGTAGATGGCAATGACTAACGAGGCCCCATTTGGGACGTGGGTATTTCGAAAAGTTCATGTTGGAATTAATTGTATTGTTGTCCACAAAATTCATGCCTTCCAAACGAGTCCTAAAATGTACTCATCGGCATTCTTCAcaacattaatttttttaaaaaatgtagcCCTATTTTTTCATTTGGAGTTCTTATTTGAGACTATTTAAGGGACTACATAATATTCGAGTTGAGAATGTTAATATCAATTAAAAACCTAAATTACTTAAATAATATAGTTGGCATGAAACATGTAATTGATTTGACATGGTAATATATATACTTCGTGTCATGTCAGTCGGTACATTGGTCGAGCAGGTCACCTTACTCATAAATCACCAAAATTAATTGATCGACAGCTATTTTTCAGGTTGGTTTTGTTGTGCAAGCATATCTGGTCGTGCACCGACCCGTTAACAAGATGTGGTCTTCTTGGTGATTGATCGATATCATCCTTTGCTTTCTGCTCTTAGTTTAGTTGATCACTCAATATCGCACATTCATTATAAAGGCTAGTTGCACGGCTTTGCATGTACGTTAATCCTACCTACCAATTGCATTTGTCAAATGAGTAGTGAATGATTAATTTGATGAGGAAAAGCATGCAAGAAAGTAGAAGTAGTACTTCACACATACCTGCTAATCTCAACGTACGTGAAGTGACCACGGGCTGAAAGGATGCAGTATGGCATGCAGTATGGAGTTGTACCAAACTAATCAATGGATTCATTAAAAAGGCTGTTTGGTTTTTGGTACCAAATCGTCGTAGATAGGATTGTTTATTACCAGATCATCTCCGGATTATGTATGATACTAATATTATTCATTATTTTGTACTAGAGACATCTTTTTATGAGAGATGAGACTGTAAATAAGTTATATTCATCGAGAGGTTAAACCAAACAAGTGGATTAAGTTTGGAGTTAGGATCAGATAGTTCATTATTCACcgttcaatttttttcaaacaagtggggtagcaagcttcaattactcaaaaaaaaaaaagagagagtttTAAGAGCTCATACACAAGGCTACAATGTAGGCTTTGTGCATGGTGTGGCTTACATGGGACCTTCCCTCTACTCGACCATTTGTAGCCTTCCCCATGTTCTGATCTGCCGACTGGTGGATCATTCCTGCAGCTGCAGTGCGGCTAATCTGCCTCTGGCGGCTATCTTCTCTGTTCATCGTCTATTAATGCCTCTTCCAGCTCCAGCTCTCTGCTTAGACAAGCCTTTCCAAGATGAAGGTCAGTTCCTACCTCTCTTCATTACCATCTCTAAAATCTACTTTATTTAGTTTCTTGCTTTCTCTAATTATCCAATAGTTGCAAGCAAACGATTTCCTTTTGCAAGTTATTAATTTCTTCTTTCCTGCATATGGATTCTTTCTTCATCTACTTAGATGGAGATGGTTTATGGATGAATGTAGCTATAGACATTCTTTAAGCATCCATTCTTTTCCTTAGTTATCATCACCGATCCGTGTATGTATGATTTTCTCCATTTAAGGATAGGAGGACATGATCTTGAACTCCTCTGAATTTACAGTTTTTCTGTTTTATTTGCTACTGATACTGCAAAAACTTAAACTCTGTTGTGTGGTATGATCTGATCAAAACATCAGGCAGCTGGTAAACACTACACATTTGTAGTTGACAATAGTATCACCCCCTTTAACCTTCTTCATGCATGTCTCAGCTCCTGGGTTGGATGCACCGAAAATTACGGAGTAATAATGATGTGTTCAAAGACTTCAGCACTGGTGGAGGTACATTGATCTGCCTTCTGTTTCTTCCTTGCAGCTTCCTTTATAATTCAATTGGAAGACGGGCTTTTTATCCTCCCAAAAAGAAGAAACTAAAGCAACCTTTTCATGCTGATCTTTTGGAAATTAATCTGTCCAGACAGTAAATAGGAGTATACGAGTGTACGGGCCACAATAAGGATTGGTTTTACCAAATTGTTATGAACTATCACTGACAAGCAGGCACATGTGCATGGAAAGTACAGTCTTGCTGGGGTCCACATGTCAGTGAAAATTCATCTCAGTTtaatgaaactattttttttgcaaCGAAACGAAATAAATAAAACTAAGTTTGAAGACTATGGATCCCGGAAATCATTGCACTTTTGCTGTTGGTCACATTGGACAGGGCACATGCCACTCCTTTCAGCTTAAGTCTAGCCCAGCAATCGCAGAGCAAGCAGCACACCCATCATGTTCTagataatatttatttataacaACTTTGCCCCATACGAAGGTATACTGGAAATACTATATACACATATTGctgaattttctcttttttcattaaaaaacttGATATTTTGTAGGGGGTTTTTTAGCTGGGAATAGTTCATGATATTCATGGGCATCATGCAGTTCGAATTTCAGATAATTTGTTTGACCGAAGCTGTTCATATGTAGCCAGACATGCATATTTGCGTACGCATTTTGTTCAAAGTTTTGAGAATTTGAGATCTTCTTTCTTACATCCTAAAAAACAAAATAGTGTCTTTGTATTGTGCAATATCCAGAAAATGTAAGTTTGACCATTGTACCAAATAACTCATCCACATATATGAGTTTGAGGTTGTCATACTACACGAATCCACTATTGTTCGCACGGAATTTCCATGTTATGCTTTTTCTTTTTACGATGCAGACGACAGAACGAAATTGAAGTCCTTTTTTTTCAGGAGAAATGGTTTTCCTTTTTGTGATGTAGACTATAGTTCGAACACGCAAATTGAATAGGAATTTTGGATGGTTTGTACTTCTTCTTCAGGACTTTTTGTCTGTTGGATAACAATTTTTATTGCTTCTATAggatttttttgttgttgttgtagaacaTCTTTTTACtgctttttataatttttttgttggAGGACTTTTTACAGtaattttgttgtttttcaTTGCTTTGGAACTATATTGCGAAATCCATCTGTTCTAGAGCATGAAGTACCCAAAAAGAACCATAAacgaacttaagaaattcagcAAACAAAAGTATTCACTATGTCACTGCAGGTGGGACCTGCAAATGCATCACCGGACTGGCCTCGCCGGACCCCATCACCTTCCTCACCTCCGCCAATGAATACTTCGCTGACGACGCCTTCGCCACCAACCATCCGTCGCCGCCTGCCACCGACCACTTCAACTTCGGCGGCAGCGACCTCCTCACCATCGGCACGCTAGGCATCGCCGCCGTCGCTGTACCtggagacgacgacgacgattatTACTGCAAAGTTGACGTTGACGTCGACGCCGACCTGGACAACAATGGTGGCACTCACAGTGAGGAAGGCGTCGATGGCGGCGCGGTCACGCCCATCTTCACCTACCCCACTGCGCCGGAGACCGACTCCGATGAGAAGTCGGTCGCTGCCGTCGAGGCCATCGCGGAGAAGGACGACTACACTACCACGGAGGACGACCTCATGGTGGTGAGCGCCGAGCTGGAGAAGGTCCTAGGTGGCCGCAACAGCTGCGCCGCCGGAGACATGGTGGCGTCGGCGCGGGTGAGCTTCGCCATGGGCGTGGACTGCCCACTGCAGGGCTTCCTGTTCGGCTCGCCGGTGAGCGACGCAGAGTCGCGTCTGGAGCAGCCGCGGGACAGCAGCGGCGGCAGGCGCACCTCGCTTGGCGAGCTGTTCATGCGCACGCGCTTTGCTGACGATAAGGTGTCGCTCGGCGCCCTCGAGGAGGGCGAGGACGGAGCCGccggtggagagagggaggaggggaaagCATGTAAAGGCGGCGGCAGTGGTGGCCATAAGgcgatgaagaagaggaaggtgAAGGATGAGAAAGGCGCCAGCGGTGACGGAGCGCCGGCGAGTGCAACGGTGACTAAGATCAAGTTTCAGAAGGTATTAGTAATTGCTCCCGTTTTGTTTAGTGATATCACCTATAAATTTTGATAAACTATTGACTTGATCTTTGTTTGACTTTATTAATCGCCCCTGTGACTCACGAACATGATAAAATTTGGGCTGTTTGGTTTGCATCAAATGGTTGTAATCTGATCAATCAGTTCCATTGTTGAGAAGAAATTGCAGTtgacaatatataaaaaaaatggtttTCAGACTTGTCACAGAAATAGTATTTGTAGGTAGATAGAAAAAGCCTAGGTACTAATTTTGTCTAATAAATGCTCTACAAACGATGTCGTTCAAGCTCCTGATAAATTCTGATTTGCTTGAAATCATGATTGGATAAATCTGATGTGAGAGTtccatttgtaatttttttctaggGAAATGCCAGAAGTTTTGCTATGGAAGCCCAATATTAGTTTTATGTCATTACATCATAAACTAGGGGTCTATTTATTTAGGGTTCTGCTTCTGGCTTCTTTGAAAAGctgtgtttttggtttttctgaaaagctgttttcGGATTTTTGCTGTtggattttacaataattttttagcttttcagCACGTTACTTTTCAGAAAACTATTGTTAGCTAGCTTCttaacttttagtttatttcctcGTAAACAAGCTTCTGCCTTCTCCAGAAATCACTTTTCAGCAATTCTATTTATTTGGACTTCTgagcttctgcttctgtcaaAAGCTAAGAAGTAGATTGAAATAAACGAGCCCTAGACAATTGATGATCAAATTTGTATGTTGGAAAAATGTGGGTGTGGagagagagattttttttttttcagtttacACTATCACATTTCACATCGTAGTTAGTTATCTTTCGATGAAACATCCATTTATATTATAGATCTTGCACACCTACTGGGAGCCAAGTTGTTGGGAGTGGGGtgattctcaaaaaaaaaaaaaaaaaaaaggttgttCGGAGTGGGGGCAGCGAGTTGACAAGGAGTTTTGTCTGCAATCTCCTGTCCAGTGGTATCTTTATGGCTCATTGCATTTGTCATGCTATCCTCGGCCTCTAAAAGAACAAGTAACTTGATCTGGGAGATCTTTCGCATCCAACTTTTCACCTTTTCTCTCTATACAGTTTACAAGCCCTTATAAGAAAATCTCTGAAGAAACTTCTGCAGAAACCACTCGTGTCACATCGACCCCATATAATTGATACCATactgaaatatgttagttgtaAGTGGTAACCAATGAATTACACATTTTAGACGCTTCGGTAATCTTGTTGAATTTTGCAAAGAGATGAGCAATGGAGCATTGACAAGAGTTCTGAAAGGAAGAAATTTTTTGCTCATTTGCAGATCCTTCGAATCTTCCACAGGAAAGTGTACCCTGAGAGCACGGCCCTGGCGAGGAGCCTGACCAAGAAGTACCGCAAGCGCGGCAGCAGCGCCGACGAGCCCGAGCCGCCGGCATCACCCAAGCTCCGGTGCCGCAAGAACCAGGGCGTGCCGGGCTTCG is part of the Phragmites australis chromosome 12, lpPhrAust1.1, whole genome shotgun sequence genome and harbors:
- the LOC133887019 gene encoding protein LAZY 1-like, with translation MKLLGWMHRKLRSNNDVFKDFSTGGGGTCKCITGLASPDPITFLTSANEYFADDAFATNHPSPPATDHFNFGGSDLLTIGTLGIAAVAVPGDDDDDYYCKVDVDVDADLDNNGGTHSEEGVDGGAVTPIFTYPTAPETDSDEKSVAAVEAIAEKDDYTTTEDDLMVVSAELEKVLGGRNSCAAGDMVASARVSFAMGVDCPLQGFLFGSPVSDAESRLEQPRDSSGGRRTSLGELFMRTRFADDKVSLGALEEGEDGAAGGEREEGKACKGGGSGGHKAMKKRKVKDEKGASGDGAPASATVTKIKFQKILRIFHRKVYPESTALARSLTKKYRKRGSSADEPEPPASPKLRCRKNQGVPGFGCCANSASFAGAASPDDGEHNVGSKSGHWIRTDADYLVLEL